One region of Streptomyces subrutilus genomic DNA includes:
- a CDS encoding AraC family transcriptional regulator, producing MTRDCRARPRAVLYVLCVQLQQEVSAWRPRIAGVVEVFHARFTAHAYPMHVHDEWTLLIVDDGAIRYDLDRHRRGTPGGTVSLLPPQVPHNGSAATSHGFRKRVVYLDSTVLDERFIGAAVDGPDLADPVLRRRVGQLHRVLTSPGDELEAESRLALIGERLRVLLQPRLELPGGHTAPLGSSTRNGIARSLRELLDERVVAGITLPEAAGLVQAHPAHLVRSFSAAFGIAPHQYLVARRIALARRLLLDGRPAAEVAVEAGFHDQSHFTRHFKRAVGTTPGRYARPAASATEQTARRGRTVWQPTSMAASPGRAGGPASGRACVGALRC from the coding sequence ATGACCCGAGACTGCCGGGCACGGCCGCGTGCCGTCTTGTACGTTCTTTGCGTGCAGCTCCAGCAGGAAGTCTCGGCCTGGCGCCCGCGGATCGCGGGTGTCGTCGAGGTCTTCCACGCCCGCTTCACCGCGCACGCGTACCCCATGCACGTCCACGACGAGTGGACGCTGCTGATCGTCGATGACGGAGCAATCCGCTACGACCTGGACCGCCACCGGCGCGGCACCCCGGGCGGCACCGTGAGCCTGCTCCCGCCCCAGGTCCCGCACAACGGCTCCGCCGCCACCTCGCACGGGTTCCGCAAGCGCGTCGTCTACCTCGACTCGACGGTGCTGGACGAACGCTTCATCGGCGCCGCCGTGGACGGCCCGGACCTCGCCGACCCGGTCCTGCGCCGACGCGTCGGACAGCTCCACCGGGTCCTGACCTCGCCCGGCGACGAACTCGAGGCGGAGAGCCGGCTGGCCCTGATCGGCGAACGGCTGCGCGTGCTGCTCCAGCCACGCCTCGAACTCCCCGGCGGGCACACCGCGCCGCTGGGCTCCAGCACCCGCAACGGCATCGCGCGCAGCCTGCGCGAACTCCTCGACGAGCGTGTGGTCGCGGGGATCACCCTGCCGGAGGCGGCGGGTCTGGTGCAGGCCCATCCCGCCCATCTGGTGCGCTCGTTCAGCGCCGCCTTCGGCATCGCCCCGCACCAGTACCTCGTCGCGCGCCGGATCGCCCTGGCTCGCCGCCTGCTCCTCGACGGCCGCCCGGCCGCCGAGGTGGCGGTCGAGGCGGGATTCCACGACCAGTCCCACTTCACCCGGCACTTCAAGCGAGCCGTGGGCACCACCCCCGGGCGCTACGCACGCCCGGCGGCGTCTGCCACTGAGCAGACCGCCCGAAGAGGGCGAACGGTGTGGCAGCCGACCTCTATGGCCGCTTCGCCGGGACGGGCTGGAGGGCCGGCCAGCGGGCGAGCATGCGTTGGCGCATTGCGGTGCTGA
- a CDS encoding GntR family transcriptional regulator: MRERSPGTARSAGAGPVPPAQPALVPRSGVGGSGGIRPGGVLKRERVRDAVLGMVEERGAGDAIPSERTLCVQLGVSRPTLRAAVDELVAAGVLIREHGRGVFVAPEKITQELVPGRHPLSVPRASGAWASRLLEFTTVPAGARVGRRLNLSPAAQIVYVARLRLVDGHPMAIEHLHIPAALVPGLSSRELEHGDLYEHLRTHHDVHVNEATQTIEPTVVTRAEAELLDVPELSPALLFERLTTDTAGQPVEYVHSLYRGDRYRIVSRLTLRADTAPAAPSDGHHPGIPPGDFVHGDPVAASTLGDVQGRR; encoded by the coding sequence ATGCGTGAGAGAAGCCCGGGCACGGCCCGGTCGGCCGGGGCGGGCCCGGTACCGCCGGCACAGCCTGCCCTCGTACCCCGGTCCGGGGTCGGCGGATCCGGCGGGATCCGCCCCGGCGGCGTACTCAAACGCGAGCGGGTCCGAGACGCGGTGCTGGGGATGGTCGAGGAGCGCGGGGCCGGGGACGCGATTCCCTCCGAGCGGACCCTGTGCGTACAACTCGGGGTGTCCCGCCCGACGCTGCGGGCGGCCGTTGACGAGCTGGTCGCCGCCGGTGTTCTCATCCGCGAACACGGCCGGGGCGTGTTCGTCGCTCCGGAGAAGATCACCCAGGAACTGGTTCCCGGGCGCCACCCGCTCAGCGTGCCCCGCGCTTCCGGGGCCTGGGCCAGCCGACTGCTGGAGTTCACGACCGTACCGGCCGGCGCCCGGGTGGGCCGTAGGCTGAACCTCTCCCCCGCCGCGCAGATCGTCTACGTGGCCCGGCTGCGGCTGGTCGACGGCCACCCGATGGCCATCGAGCACCTGCACATCCCGGCCGCCCTGGTCCCCGGGCTCTCCTCGCGCGAGCTGGAGCACGGCGATCTCTACGAGCATTTGCGCACGCATCACGACGTGCACGTGAACGAGGCGACGCAGACCATCGAGCCCACCGTGGTGACCCGCGCGGAAGCCGAACTGCTGGACGTACCGGAGCTCTCGCCCGCCCTCCTCTTCGAACGGCTGACCACCGACACGGCGGGGCAGCCGGTGGAGTACGTCCACTCGCTCTACCGCGGCGACCGCTACCGCATCGTGTCCCGCCTGACGCTGCGCGCCGACACCGCACCCGCCGCACCGTCGGACGGCCACCATCCGGGCATCCCGCCGGGCGACTTCGTCCACGGCGACCCGGTGGCCGCCTCGACGCTGGGAGACGTGCAGGGGCGCCGCTGA
- a CDS encoding DUF2000 domain-containing protein translates to MSDETKNENDARGDRGGADVPVRFDTKIAVLLRDDLETWQRLNVTAFLVSGLGTALPEVVGEPYRDADGTPYLPMFRQPVLVFEGGKEAVTAAHERAVRRALPTAVFTSDLFGTGHDRANRAAVAAVGKDQLDLVGIAVHGPRNSVDKVLKGARMHR, encoded by the coding sequence ATGAGCGACGAGACGAAGAACGAGAACGATGCGCGGGGCGACCGCGGCGGCGCGGACGTGCCCGTGCGCTTCGACACCAAGATCGCGGTGCTGTTGCGCGACGACCTGGAGACGTGGCAGCGGCTGAACGTCACCGCCTTCCTCGTCAGCGGGCTCGGAACCGCTCTCCCCGAGGTGGTCGGCGAGCCGTACCGGGACGCGGACGGCACCCCCTACCTGCCGATGTTCCGCCAGCCCGTTCTGGTCTTCGAGGGCGGGAAGGAAGCGGTGACGGCGGCGCACGAGCGGGCAGTACGGCGCGCACTGCCGACCGCGGTGTTCACCTCGGACCTGTTCGGCACGGGCCACGACCGCGCGAACAGGGCAGCGGTGGCCGCGGTGGGCAAGGACCAGCTCGACCTGGTCGGAATCGCCGTCCACGGGCCGCGCAACTCCGTGGACAAGGTCCTCAAGGGCGCCCGCATGCACAGGTGA
- the zwf gene encoding glucose-6-phosphate dehydrogenase: MVQPAQSPEPPADHVIVLFGATGDLARRKLLPGLFHLARAGLMPRRYRIVGTAPAAEALTDQGFRTHAQQAVARFGRSRPEGPAWEAFEAALSFGAADTGAADPLMTAVREAETALGGEPRRLFHLAVPPVAFTSMIDLLGTTGLAGNGRVIVEKPFGTDLASARELNAAIHRVFDESRVFRIDHFLGKEAVDNVLALRFANGLFEPLWNREHISHVQIDVPEHIDIQGRARFFEGTGTFRDMVVTHLFQLLGFVAMEPPVALEADALRDEQVKVFRSMRALDPAHVVRGQYTGYRDEQGVDPASDTETFVALRVEIDNWRWAGVPFQLRTGKALAEGRHVVTLGLREPALRMFPLDTRAAADGRSNELVIDFDDPGSITARFLVKEPGPSMQLADADMAFDYSTSFAAQNSLEGYEHLLLEAMRGNQSLFTRSDGVERLWEVAAPLLDAPPAVEPYAPGSWGPGSIDALVTPYRWHLPDRRAASS; this comes from the coding sequence ATGGTCCAGCCTGCCCAGTCACCCGAGCCCCCGGCGGACCACGTCATCGTACTGTTCGGCGCTACGGGCGACCTGGCCCGGCGCAAGCTGCTGCCCGGGCTGTTCCACCTGGCCCGAGCGGGACTGATGCCGCGGCGCTACCGCATCGTCGGTACCGCTCCCGCGGCGGAGGCCCTCACCGATCAGGGATTCCGGACCCACGCGCAGCAGGCCGTGGCGCGGTTCGGGCGCTCGCGGCCCGAGGGACCGGCCTGGGAGGCGTTCGAAGCGGCCCTGTCGTTCGGCGCGGCCGACACGGGAGCAGCGGACCCCCTGATGACAGCGGTGCGGGAAGCCGAGACGGCCCTCGGTGGAGAGCCGCGCCGCCTCTTCCACCTCGCCGTGCCGCCCGTCGCGTTCACCTCGATGATCGACCTGCTCGGCACGACGGGCCTCGCCGGGAACGGCCGGGTCATCGTCGAGAAGCCCTTCGGCACCGACCTCGCGTCCGCCCGCGAGCTCAACGCCGCCATCCACCGCGTGTTCGACGAGTCACGGGTGTTCCGCATCGACCACTTCCTCGGGAAGGAGGCCGTCGACAACGTCTTGGCGCTCCGCTTCGCCAACGGCCTCTTCGAGCCGCTGTGGAACCGTGAGCACATCAGCCACGTACAGATCGACGTCCCCGAGCACATCGACATCCAGGGCCGCGCCCGCTTCTTCGAGGGCACCGGCACGTTCCGCGACATGGTCGTCACCCACCTGTTCCAGCTGCTCGGGTTCGTCGCCATGGAACCGCCGGTCGCCCTGGAGGCGGACGCGCTCCGCGACGAGCAGGTCAAGGTCTTCCGCAGCATGCGCGCTCTGGACCCCGCGCACGTCGTCCGCGGCCAGTACACCGGATACCGCGACGAGCAGGGCGTGGATCCGGCATCGGACACGGAGACGTTCGTGGCGCTGCGGGTCGAGATCGACAACTGGCGCTGGGCGGGGGTGCCCTTCCAACTGCGTACGGGCAAGGCTCTGGCAGAGGGCCGTCACGTAGTGACGCTCGGCCTGCGCGAGCCGGCCCTGCGGATGTTCCCCCTGGACACGCGGGCCGCGGCTGACGGCCGGAGCAACGAACTGGTCATCGACTTCGACGATCCGGGCTCCATCACCGCTCGCTTCCTGGTGAAGGAGCCGGGACCGTCGATGCAACTGGCCGACGCCGACATGGCCTTCGACTACAGCACCTCGTTCGCCGCGCAGAACTCGCTGGAGGGGTACGAGCACCTCCTCTTGGAGGCCATGCGCGGCAACCAGTCGTTGTTCACGCGGTCCGACGGCGTCGAACGGCTCTGGGAAGTCGCCGCCCCGCTGCTCGACGCGCCGCCGGCGGTGGAACCGTACGCGCCCGGGAGCTGGGGGCCGGGCAGCATCGACGCGCTCGTCACGCCGTACCGCTGGCATCTGCCCGACCGACGGGCCGCGTCTTCGTAG
- a CDS encoding isoamylase early set domain-containing protein: protein MLERSVCKDCTQITFALPADTPPGPVSVVGDFNDWQPGIHTLEPRKDGKRTVTVDLPRKTSHAFRYLAAGDYWFNEESADHQDGPNSRIHT, encoded by the coding sequence GTGCTGGAACGCAGCGTGTGCAAGGACTGCACCCAGATCACTTTCGCCCTCCCCGCCGACACCCCGCCCGGCCCGGTCAGCGTGGTCGGCGACTTCAACGACTGGCAGCCCGGCATCCACACCCTCGAACCCCGCAAGGACGGCAAGCGCACCGTCACCGTCGACCTGCCCCGAAAGACCAGCCACGCCTTCCGCTACCTGGCCGCGGGTGACTACTGGTTCAACGAGGAATCCGCCGACCACCAAGACGGGCCCAACAGCCGCATCCACACCTGA
- a CDS encoding aminoglycoside phosphotransferase family protein: MNVRLPFGDELRAELGSPGRSRRLDSSPRSRVWRVELPEATVVVKQIVDGPDADDRYAREVAALRLAARAEVPVVPALLATDPGERVLVLEHLDHRRPGGDWIVDYAAALARLHATARPDDVGTLPRWRGPTQADVESFLRLAGALEVPVTSGVAGELDDLVHRLDQAAGHALLHGDPCPGNDLHTATGVRFIDFEQASLGSGLMELAYLRIGFPTCWCVTSASEPLLERAEGAYRREWRTLTGSDAQDGLADACAGWLLRGDALVERARRESTDHLARIAHRDWTWGTATARQRLVHRLGVVGRMTADDTSLQGISTLSTAMRQRMLARWPALQPVPAKRP; this comes from the coding sequence ATGAATGTGCGGCTGCCGTTCGGGGACGAGTTACGGGCCGAGCTGGGATCGCCGGGGCGCTCTCGCAGACTGGACAGCAGCCCTCGCTCGCGCGTGTGGCGCGTCGAGTTGCCAGAGGCGACGGTGGTGGTGAAGCAGATCGTCGACGGTCCTGATGCCGACGATCGATACGCCCGCGAGGTGGCCGCCCTGCGGCTCGCCGCCCGAGCCGAGGTTCCCGTGGTGCCCGCGCTGCTGGCCACCGATCCCGGCGAGCGGGTCCTGGTGCTGGAGCATCTGGATCACCGGCGCCCGGGGGGCGACTGGATCGTGGACTACGCAGCCGCGTTGGCACGGCTGCACGCCACCGCGCGCCCCGATGACGTGGGGACGCTTCCCCGGTGGCGTGGCCCGACCCAGGCCGATGTCGAGTCTTTCCTGCGGCTGGCCGGGGCTCTGGAGGTGCCTGTCACCTCGGGCGTGGCCGGCGAACTCGACGACCTCGTGCACCGGCTCGACCAGGCTGCCGGGCATGCCCTTCTCCACGGGGATCCCTGTCCCGGGAACGATCTCCACACCGCCACGGGGGTCAGATTCATCGACTTCGAACAGGCGTCACTGGGCAGCGGCTTGATGGAACTCGCCTACCTGCGCATCGGCTTCCCGACCTGCTGGTGTGTCACCTCAGCCTCGGAACCGCTGCTGGAACGGGCGGAGGGCGCATACCGCAGGGAGTGGCGCACCCTGACCGGCTCCGATGCCCAGGACGGGCTTGCCGACGCGTGCGCCGGCTGGCTGCTGCGCGGCGACGCGCTGGTCGAGCGGGCCCGCCGCGAAAGCACCGATCACCTGGCCAGGATTGCGCACCGGGACTGGACGTGGGGCACCGCGACCGCCCGCCAGCGGCTCGTCCACCGGCTCGGGGTCGTAGGCCGGATGACGGCCGACGACACCTCCCTCCAAGGCATCAGCACCCTCAGCACCGCAATGCGCCAACGCATGCTCGCCCGCTGGCCGGCCCTCCAGCCCGTCCCGGCGAAGCGGCCATAG
- a CDS encoding cellulose binding domain-containing protein, whose product MTPRPSFPGEDPTVNSSNSSNSSPDPTRPTGNENRTAGVRRSRLRAAAAAAVATALGAAALAALPGTASAASSLSVQYRTSATGPTADQSEPWFKVKNTGTTALPLSEVKLRYYFKSDSPGAAYRFACSWAVKGCANITGTFGNLAHPTDTADRYLEIGFTAGAGSLAPGADTGDMQLRFHQSNWQTLRQSDDYSFIAAQTGYADSAKVTATRAGTLVWGTAPAGNTPTEPPTTPPPTTPPPGGSGSLWDDFTYTSHTDPKISTNGWSVRSNPGGPGVPGATWDPSNVTFSTSGGNTVMTLETSTNGTAPGTEHTEVLTKSTKFKNGTYAARVKFSDAPRSGPDGDRVVQTFFTINDLKAPMADDYAEYDFEYLPNGGWGEPSNILYTTSWETYNPEPWQAVNAHTESRQSYAGWHDLVVTIDNNAITYYVDGQAFGTHDASYLPERPMSINFNQWLIDLAGQTSTTPRAYEQQVDYVLHVKDQVLTPAQVNAKIAAYRSAGTAFEDTVPAS is encoded by the coding sequence ATGACACCGCGCCCATCGTTCCCCGGAGAGGACCCTACCGTGAACAGCTCGAACAGCTCGAACAGCTCACCCGACCCGACCCGGCCGACCGGCAACGAGAACCGGACGGCCGGAGTACGCCGCAGCCGTCTGCGGGCCGCCGCCGCGGCGGCCGTCGCCACGGCTCTCGGCGCCGCCGCCCTCGCCGCTCTGCCGGGCACCGCCAGCGCGGCGAGCAGCCTGTCCGTGCAGTACCGCACCAGCGCTACCGGCCCCACCGCCGACCAGAGCGAACCCTGGTTCAAGGTGAAGAACACCGGCACCACCGCACTGCCGTTGAGCGAGGTCAAACTCCGCTACTACTTCAAGTCCGACTCGCCCGGCGCCGCCTACCGCTTCGCCTGCTCGTGGGCGGTCAAGGGCTGTGCCAACATCACCGGCACCTTCGGCAACCTCGCCCACCCCACCGACACGGCCGACCGGTACCTGGAGATCGGCTTCACCGCGGGCGCCGGCTCCCTCGCCCCCGGCGCCGACACGGGCGACATGCAGCTGCGCTTCCACCAGTCCAACTGGCAGACGCTGCGGCAGAGCGACGACTACTCCTTCATCGCCGCCCAGACGGGCTACGCCGACTCCGCCAAGGTCACCGCCACCCGCGCCGGCACCCTGGTCTGGGGCACCGCCCCCGCGGGCAACACCCCCACCGAGCCGCCGACCACCCCGCCGCCCACCACGCCTCCGCCCGGCGGCTCCGGCTCGCTCTGGGACGACTTCACGTACACGTCCCACACCGATCCGAAGATCTCCACCAACGGCTGGTCGGTACGCTCCAACCCGGGCGGCCCCGGTGTTCCCGGAGCCACCTGGGACCCCTCCAACGTCACCTTCTCCACCAGCGGCGGCAACACCGTCATGACCCTGGAGACCTCCACCAACGGCACGGCCCCGGGCACCGAACACACCGAGGTCCTCACCAAGTCGACCAAGTTCAAGAACGGCACGTACGCGGCCCGCGTCAAGTTCAGCGACGCCCCCAGGTCCGGACCCGACGGGGACCGCGTCGTCCAGACCTTCTTCACCATCAACGACCTCAAGGCCCCCATGGCCGACGACTACGCCGAGTACGACTTCGAGTACCTCCCCAACGGCGGCTGGGGCGAGCCGTCGAACATCCTCTACACGACCTCCTGGGAGACCTACAACCCGGAGCCGTGGCAGGCGGTCAACGCCCATACCGAGAGCCGCCAGAGCTACGCCGGCTGGCACGACCTCGTCGTCACCATCGACAACAACGCCATCACGTACTACGTCGACGGGCAGGCCTTCGGCACCCACGACGCCTCCTACCTCCCCGAACGCCCCATGTCGATCAACTTCAACCAATGGCTGATCGACCTGGCCGGCCAGACGTCCACGACCCCCCGCGCGTACGAGCAGCAGGTCGACTACGTCCTCCACGTCAAGGACCAGGTGCTCACACCCGCCCAGGTCAATGCCAAGATCGCGGCGTACCGGTCGGCCGGCACCGCCTTCGAGGACACGGTGCCCGCGAGCTGA
- a CDS encoding VOC family protein has protein sequence MSTIQPVIVTADHDVLLGFYTKLFGAEEIFRVPAEGPAFYLGLRIGDSDLGLVAKVDLGPGAAPRVLLSIGVDDVDETLGRVAALGGSVRGGPNDMPWGQRVAHIEDPDGNPVNLTQPIPAR, from the coding sequence ATGTCCACCATCCAGCCGGTGATCGTGACTGCCGACCATGACGTGCTGCTCGGCTTCTACACGAAACTGTTCGGGGCTGAGGAGATCTTCCGGGTACCGGCGGAAGGCCCGGCCTTTTATCTCGGATTGCGCATCGGTGACTCCGACCTCGGGCTGGTGGCCAAGGTGGACCTGGGGCCTGGGGCCGCGCCGCGCGTCCTGCTCAGCATCGGTGTCGACGACGTCGACGAGACACTCGGGAGGGTGGCGGCGCTGGGCGGCTCGGTCCGCGGCGGCCCCAACGACATGCCGTGGGGACAGCGCGTCGCCCACATCGAGGACCCCGACGGCAACCCGGTCAACCTCACTCAGCCGATCCCGGCCCGGTGA
- a CDS encoding STAS domain-containing protein, giving the protein MESPTVTVRSEADGVYVVACKGEFDQDTVGVLADACDGEASGASLLVVDVAGVLFADSAFLNVLIRLRNTRRLVLAGPVPHQLHRLLELTGALALFEFREEDSAQAG; this is encoded by the coding sequence GTGGAGTCGCCGACGGTGACGGTTCGGTCCGAGGCGGACGGTGTGTACGTGGTCGCCTGTAAGGGTGAGTTCGACCAGGACACCGTCGGGGTGCTGGCCGATGCGTGTGATGGGGAGGCGTCCGGTGCCAGCCTGCTGGTGGTGGATGTGGCCGGGGTGTTGTTCGCCGACTCCGCTTTCCTCAATGTGTTGATCCGTCTGCGTAATACCCGGCGGTTGGTGCTGGCCGGGCCGGTGCCCCATCAGTTGCACCGCCTGCTGGAGCTGACGGGAGCGCTCGCCCTGTTCGAGTTCCGCGAAGAGGACAGCGCACAGGCGGGCTGA
- a CDS encoding family 20 glycosylhydrolase has product MPASSLIDRSLVQWVSGQLAGLSRSSVCRPLFGKRPTPPHRLCEALPGRLHRARTPSRTGPRAPAHPVHPPGRPLRSGPRRPRPRHPRSRGRCRPAAHPPHARARAAAGPGHDVVLTHHRATYLDYAQDDLPDGPTAQPGPVVDLRTVHGGDPEAQAPADGRGRILGTQVQIWTEFAPDAADLDRLAYPRLCVLADRAWTGATPWADFASRLHGHVPRVDALGVRRHPLTAPRTTAATPVRTAPCA; this is encoded by the coding sequence ATGCCAGCTTCTTCCCTCATCGACAGGTCACTTGTCCAGTGGGTGAGTGGTCAGCTTGCTGGTCTGTCCCGTTCCTCCGTGTGCCGCCCTCTGTTCGGGAAACGCCCGACACCACCGCACCGCCTCTGCGAGGCCCTCCCCGGAAGGCTGCACCGTGCCCGCACACCGTCCCGAACAGGCCCTCGTGCCCCGGCCCACCCGGTACACCCCCCGGGCAGGCCACTTCGCTCTGGACCCCGCCGCCCCCGTCCGCGCCACCCCCGGAGCCGAGGGCGCTGCCGACCTGCTGCGCACCCTCCTCACGCCCGTGCCCGGGCTGCCGCTGGCCCCGGCCACGACGTCGTCCTCACCCACCACCGGGCCACCTACCTCGACTACGCGCAGGACGACCTACCCGACGGGCCGACCGCCCAGCCCGGCCCCGTCGTCGACCTGCGCACCGTGCACGGCGGTGACCCCGAAGCACAGGCTCCCGCCGACGGCCGCGGCCGGATCCTCGGCACCCAGGTGCAGATCTGGACCGAGTTCGCCCCCGACGCCGCCGACCTCGACCGCCTGGCCTACCCCCGCTTGTGCGTCCTCGCCGACCGAGCCTGGACCGGCGCCACCCCCTGGGCCGACTTCGCGTCCCGGCTCCACGGGCACGTCCCCCGAGTGGACGCCCTGGGCGTCCGCCGCCATCCGCTGACCGCGCCGCGGACGACCGCCGCGACGCCCGTCCGTACAGCGCCCTGTGCATGA
- a CDS encoding DUF5133 domain-containing protein, translated as MSVDVLPPARSQQEPSPQAVMLPESATSWAVGTLMATVPGSAHLAEQVLSAAATQACLPVTELAKAMVAGSRGTPLPSDVLRALDDSVQAARRQNTEPRRSGTYLMPTRKDAERALARFFDARVRLCAAPDDQEARRAVDDAVYTLCVLMGQPTPFAAVNEALQYTSA; from the coding sequence ATGAGCGTCGATGTTCTCCCCCCTGCCCGCTCGCAGCAGGAGCCTTCCCCGCAGGCGGTGATGCTGCCCGAGTCGGCCACGTCGTGGGCGGTGGGCACGCTGATGGCGACGGTTCCGGGCTCCGCTCATTTGGCCGAGCAGGTCCTTTCCGCCGCGGCCACGCAAGCATGCTTGCCGGTGACCGAGCTGGCGAAGGCGATGGTCGCCGGATCCCGCGGTACCCCCCTCCCCTCTGATGTCCTCCGGGCACTGGACGACTCGGTACAAGCCGCTCGCCGACAGAACACCGAGCCCCGGCGCTCCGGGACCTATCTCATGCCGACCCGTAAGGATGCCGAAAGGGCGCTGGCCCGGTTCTTCGATGCCCGGGTCCGCCTGTGCGCGGCACCGGACGATCAGGAAGCGCGCCGGGCTGTGGATGATGCCGTCTACACGCTCTGCGTGCTGATGGGGCAGCCCACCCCGTTCGCGGCGGTCAACGAAGCGCTCCAGTACACGAGCGCCTGA